A section of the Akkermansia muciniphila genome encodes:
- the efp gene encoding elongation factor P yields MAKVPVINLRKGHAVNHNNDVCVVVSMEHKCPPRMASYVQMSIRSISTKKVYNLRLTSNESLEGVNLAREEYEFSYIDGMGYHFMNPDTYEDITVSPDIVEPVKDYLMEGNIYILLFTDETVVSVELPAAITMEVAEAPEGVKGDSANNVYKSATMTTGLVVQVPLFIKPGEKISVKTEDGSYLGRVN; encoded by the coding sequence ATGGCAAAAGTACCCGTAATCAATCTTCGCAAGGGACACGCGGTTAATCATAACAATGACGTTTGCGTCGTAGTCAGCATGGAGCACAAGTGCCCCCCCCGCATGGCTTCCTATGTGCAAATGAGCATCCGCAGCATTTCCACCAAGAAGGTGTACAACCTTCGCCTCACTTCCAATGAATCCCTGGAAGGCGTGAACCTCGCCCGTGAGGAATATGAGTTCAGCTACATTGACGGCATGGGCTACCACTTCATGAATCCCGATACGTACGAAGACATCACCGTGTCTCCGGACATCGTGGAACCCGTGAAGGACTACCTGATGGAAGGCAATATCTACATCCTCCTTTTCACGGATGAAACGGTTGTCTCCGTGGAACTTCCCGCCGCCATCACCATGGAAGTGGCGGAAGCTCCGGAAGGCGTCAAGGGCGACAGCGCGAACAACGTTTACAAGTCCGCCACAATGACCACCGGACTGGTGGTGCAGGTGCCCCTCTTCATCAAGCCCGGTGAAAAGATTTCCGTGAAGACGGAAGACGGTTCCTACCTGGGCCGCGTGAACTGA
- a CDS encoding aspartate aminotransferase family protein, with protein sequence MNTEEKLNQYVLHSYGRYPMAAVRGEGSRLWDSSGKCYLDFCAGIATCVLGHCHPAVTQALQKQAATLVHCSNLYQIPQQADLAEFIVTKCVERPGKVFFSNSGAESNDGLIKVARRYGHRKPQADGKPRYEVLTFNKSFHGRTLGSMSATGQDKIKIGFDPMLPGFRHLPFNDLETAREAIGPETVAFMLETIQGEGGVNCVTPEFLRGLAQLCKEHDLLLLMDEVQCGFGRCGDIMGWRAVAPDVEPDGVSWAKALGGGFPIGGFWISDRAIDEQGTELASIMDPGSHGSTYGGNPLGTAVGLAVLREIVSQGLPERAQRLGAEIRAEIESWNLPVVQGVRGLGLLLGIGLNPEMVDAPEGKTIASVVVEALRQEGLLSVPAGPETVRLLPPLNVSEEEVQQALAIIRRVLKTYVK encoded by the coding sequence ATGAACACAGAAGAAAAACTCAACCAGTACGTACTTCATTCCTATGGCCGTTATCCCATGGCTGCCGTCCGCGGGGAAGGCTCCCGCCTGTGGGACAGCTCCGGGAAGTGCTATCTGGACTTCTGTGCCGGCATCGCCACCTGCGTGCTGGGGCACTGCCATCCCGCGGTAACGCAGGCCCTGCAGAAGCAGGCGGCCACGCTGGTGCACTGCTCCAACCTGTACCAGATTCCCCAGCAGGCGGATCTGGCGGAATTCATCGTGACCAAGTGCGTGGAGCGTCCCGGGAAGGTCTTTTTCTCCAACAGCGGCGCGGAATCCAATGACGGCTTGATCAAGGTGGCCCGCCGCTACGGCCACCGGAAGCCCCAGGCGGACGGCAAGCCCCGTTATGAAGTGCTTACGTTCAACAAATCCTTCCACGGAAGAACGCTGGGCAGCATGTCCGCCACGGGGCAGGATAAAATCAAGATAGGCTTTGACCCCATGCTGCCGGGCTTTCGCCACCTGCCTTTCAATGACCTGGAAACGGCCCGCGAAGCCATCGGGCCGGAAACGGTAGCCTTCATGCTGGAAACCATCCAGGGGGAAGGCGGCGTCAACTGCGTGACTCCGGAATTCCTGCGCGGCCTGGCCCAGTTGTGCAAAGAGCACGATCTTCTGCTGCTGATGGATGAAGTGCAGTGCGGCTTTGGCCGCTGCGGCGACATCATGGGATGGCGCGCCGTGGCTCCGGATGTGGAGCCGGACGGCGTTTCCTGGGCCAAGGCTCTTGGCGGCGGTTTCCCCATCGGCGGCTTCTGGATTTCCGACCGCGCCATTGACGAACAGGGCACGGAGCTTGCCTCCATCATGGACCCCGGCTCCCATGGTTCCACGTACGGCGGCAATCCGCTAGGCACTGCCGTGGGCCTGGCCGTGCTGAGGGAAATAGTTTCCCAGGGCCTCCCGGAACGGGCACAGCGCCTGGGCGCGGAAATCCGCGCGGAAATAGAATCCTGGAACCTGCCCGTGGTTCAGGGCGTGCGCGGCCTGGGCCTTCTGCTGGGCATCGGCCTCAACCCGGAGATGGTGGACGCGCCGGAAGGCAAGACGATTGCCTCTGTGGTAGTGGAAGCCCTGCGGCAGGAGGGCCTGCTTTCCGTTCCCGCTGGACCGGAAACCGTACGTCTCCTGCCTCCCCTGAACGTAAGTGAAGAAGAAGTCCAGCAGGCGCTTGCCATCATCAGGCGCGTGCTTAAGACATACGTTAAATAG
- a CDS encoding MFS transporter, producing MSNPASPPIRKTMVFVLLALFLGQFGSGVYDLIFSNFLRDAQHLDVEMRGFIELPRELPGILSLFVVSLLFMFNEVRMAGVACLLMFGGMYALAFCGAGTSLWALSAWILTVSLGQHILMGMIDTIVIHTARPENRSLRLGQMKALGTAAALLGALCVWIKWKFNQSFAVDFFVTGGVCLLAFLFLSRVKTPVFPQRRGWRQCFVFKRRYAVYYGLEILHGIRKQLYLTFGFWLMVSTLGQPPGYIGKTLLIAGIIGLVTQPLIGWSIKRYGERKVTIFDSIALSLLCLAYAFAPELLPLHWAVGVVTACFVLDNLLFALGMARSTYVARICEKPEDITPSIYTGLAINHVASITYGVLGGVIWMNTGGPQAVFLIGGLATAGAGLVARHMDGPRRNGA from the coding sequence ATGAGTAATCCCGCTTCCCCGCCTATCAGGAAGACGATGGTGTTTGTACTGCTGGCGCTTTTTCTGGGCCAGTTCGGGAGCGGCGTGTATGACCTCATTTTCAGCAACTTCCTCCGTGACGCCCAGCATCTGGACGTGGAGATGCGCGGGTTCATTGAACTCCCCCGGGAGTTGCCCGGCATCCTGTCCCTGTTTGTGGTCAGCCTGCTGTTCATGTTTAATGAGGTGCGCATGGCCGGGGTGGCGTGCCTGCTGATGTTCGGCGGCATGTACGCGCTTGCCTTCTGCGGCGCCGGAACCAGCCTGTGGGCGCTGTCCGCGTGGATTCTGACGGTGAGCCTGGGGCAGCATATCCTGATGGGCATGATTGATACCATCGTCATCCACACGGCGAGGCCGGAGAACCGCAGCCTGCGGCTCGGCCAGATGAAGGCGCTGGGAACGGCGGCCGCGCTGCTGGGCGCGCTGTGCGTGTGGATCAAATGGAAATTCAACCAGTCTTTTGCCGTGGACTTTTTCGTCACGGGCGGCGTGTGCCTGCTGGCGTTCCTGTTCCTGAGCCGTGTGAAAACGCCGGTATTCCCGCAGCGGCGCGGGTGGCGGCAGTGCTTCGTCTTCAAGCGCAGGTATGCCGTTTATTACGGGCTGGAAATCCTGCACGGCATCCGCAAGCAGCTTTATCTGACTTTCGGCTTCTGGCTGATGGTCAGCACATTGGGCCAGCCGCCCGGATACATCGGGAAAACCCTGCTCATTGCCGGCATCATCGGGCTGGTCACGCAGCCCCTCATCGGCTGGAGCATCAAGCGGTACGGGGAACGGAAGGTGACGATTTTCGACAGCATTGCGCTGTCCCTCCTGTGCCTGGCGTACGCCTTTGCCCCGGAGCTGCTGCCCCTGCACTGGGCCGTGGGGGTAGTGACCGCCTGTTTTGTACTGGATAACCTGCTGTTCGCCCTGGGCATGGCCCGCAGCACTTATGTGGCCCGCATCTGCGAGAAGCCGGAGGACATCACGCCCAGCATTTACACCGGGCTGGCCATCAACCATGTGGCCTCCATCACCTACGGCGTGCTGGGCGGCGTGATCTGGATGAACACGGGCGGTCCGCAGGCGGTGTTCCTGATCGGCGGGCTGGCTACCGCCGGGGCCGGGCTGGTGGCCCGGCACATGGACGGGCCGCGGCGGAACGGAGCCTGA
- the mscL gene encoding large conductance mechanosensitive channel protein MscL, which produces MARFFNVKGFLEEFKAFALKGNVIDLAVAVVIGAAFNKIVSVFVSSIITPIIGYLTSGVNLAYLTLKLGDVELKYGELLQATIDFVIIAFSVFVAIKLIGTMRRKSEETPAAPTPKPDDVVLLEQIRDILQKQADAK; this is translated from the coding sequence ATGGCCCGCTTTTTCAACGTCAAAGGATTTCTGGAGGAATTCAAGGCATTCGCCCTGAAAGGCAACGTGATTGACCTGGCCGTGGCCGTCGTCATCGGCGCCGCGTTCAACAAGATTGTTTCCGTCTTCGTCTCCAGCATCATCACCCCCATCATCGGTTACCTCACCTCCGGCGTGAACCTGGCCTACCTGACCTTGAAACTGGGGGATGTGGAACTGAAATACGGGGAACTGCTCCAGGCGACCATTGACTTCGTGATCATTGCCTTCTCCGTCTTTGTGGCGATCAAGCTGATCGGCACGATGAGGCGGAAAAGCGAAGAAACGCCTGCGGCCCCCACGCCCAAGCCGGATGACGTCGTCCTGCTGGAACAGATCCGGGACATCCTGCAAAAACAGGCGGACGCCAAATAA
- a CDS encoding GDSL-type esterase/lipase family protein produces MAIFYSMKKFIVLLWIGLLAAFLPVDCAAAVKLACLGDSITAGMGVRKEDCWASRIAKALDKKAEVGNFGVSARCLLFKGDRPITREKAYQDALAFKPDMLLIGLGTNDSKKVNWIHKDDFVDDYKEIIAEFRKQNPKLKVYCLLPIPSQEAREGGISRECIEKEIIPLIRQAAKSTKSRVIDLNKVMKDKGSLLVDGVHPNAEGHALMAEHILLVLKGKSLE; encoded by the coding sequence ATGGCAATATTTTATTCCATGAAAAAGTTTATTGTCTTGTTGTGGATAGGCCTGCTGGCCGCTTTTCTGCCTGTGGATTGCGCCGCTGCTGTGAAACTGGCCTGTCTGGGGGACAGCATCACGGCCGGGATGGGGGTCAGGAAGGAAGACTGCTGGGCGTCCCGGATTGCGAAGGCACTGGACAAGAAGGCGGAAGTAGGGAACTTCGGCGTTTCCGCCCGGTGCCTGCTGTTCAAGGGAGACCGCCCCATCACGCGGGAGAAGGCTTATCAGGATGCGCTGGCATTCAAGCCTGACATGCTGTTGATCGGCCTGGGCACCAATGACAGCAAAAAGGTAAATTGGATCCACAAGGATGATTTTGTGGATGATTACAAGGAGATCATCGCGGAGTTCCGCAAGCAGAATCCCAAACTGAAGGTTTACTGCCTGCTGCCCATCCCCTCCCAGGAGGCCAGGGAAGGGGGAATCAGCAGGGAATGCATTGAGAAGGAAATCATTCCCCTTATCCGGCAGGCAGCCAAGAGCACCAAATCCAGAGTGATCGACCTCAACAAGGTGATGAAGGACAAGGGCAGCCTGCTGGTGGACGGCGTGCATCCCAATGCGGAAGGGCACGCCCTCATGGCGGAGCACATTCTCCTGGTTCTCAAGGGAAAGTCCCTGGAATAA
- a CDS encoding alkaline phosphatase, translated as MISLLRPLACVLLLVPSLLTAGEAQRFVLEHPYQVTEIREPDRNVPVTSVILMIGDGMGIHHLSAAWAANRGRLFIENCPVTGISKTWCADKLVTDSAAAGTAMATGTKTLYKRVAVCPRGGKLDSLVDKAADMGKSTGVVATCELNDATPAAFCANNEKRSDSYGIIGDYPHSRADFIFGGGGKYFTQRPDGRDIFKEMQAQGYRIARNWEEAAALPPGKTLAVTAPGNLPPPSRRGDVLRRATLKALDTLSRNPEGFFLMVEGSNIDKAAHSNKLEEMMEELLDFDRTAGAVLDWASKHPGTLVVITADHNTGAFALTGGNREKGEITARFGSGSHDGMAVPVYAFGAGSGAFTGIYENTDIFRKIMEAFKKGAVKPAPGR; from the coding sequence ATGATTTCCCTGCTGCGTCCCTTGGCCTGTGTCCTGCTGCTCGTCCCTTCCCTGCTCACGGCAGGGGAGGCGCAACGCTTCGTTCTGGAACATCCCTACCAGGTAACGGAAATCCGGGAGCCGGACCGGAACGTTCCCGTGACCAGCGTCATCCTGATGATCGGGGACGGCATGGGCATCCATCACCTTTCCGCGGCCTGGGCGGCCAACCGCGGACGTTTGTTCATTGAAAACTGCCCGGTAACGGGCATCTCCAAAACATGGTGCGCGGACAAGCTGGTGACGGATTCCGCCGCCGCGGGAACCGCCATGGCCACCGGAACCAAGACGCTCTACAAGAGGGTGGCCGTGTGCCCCAGGGGCGGCAAGCTGGATTCCCTGGTGGACAAGGCGGCGGACATGGGCAAATCCACCGGAGTGGTCGCCACCTGCGAGCTGAATGACGCCACCCCGGCCGCTTTCTGCGCCAATAATGAAAAAAGGTCGGATTCCTACGGCATCATCGGGGATTATCCCCATTCCCGCGCCGACTTCATTTTTGGCGGCGGCGGCAAGTATTTCACGCAAAGACCGGACGGGAGGGACATTTTCAAGGAGATGCAGGCGCAGGGCTACCGGATCGCCCGCAACTGGGAGGAAGCCGCCGCACTGCCGCCCGGAAAAACGCTGGCCGTCACCGCCCCCGGCAACCTCCCCCCTCCCTCCAGGCGGGGAGACGTTCTGCGCCGGGCCACGCTGAAGGCGCTGGATACCCTATCCCGTAATCCCGAGGGATTTTTCCTGATGGTGGAAGGCTCCAACATTGACAAGGCCGCGCACAGCAACAAGCTGGAGGAAATGATGGAGGAGCTCCTGGATTTTGACCGGACAGCCGGGGCCGTGCTGGACTGGGCTTCAAAACACCCCGGTACCCTGGTCGTCATCACGGCGGACCATAACACGGGCGCGTTCGCCCTCACGGGAGGCAACCGGGAAAAAGGGGAAATAACAGCCCGGTTCGGCTCCGGCAGCCATGACGGCATGGCCGTTCCGGTATACGCCTTCGGCGCGGGAAGCGGCGCGTTCACCGGCATTTACGAAAATACGGACATCTTCCGCAAGATCATGGAGGCCTTCAAAAAAGGGGCGGTCAAACCCGCACCCGGGCGTTAG
- the recN gene encoding DNA repair protein RecN, translating into MLTLLKIRNLALVDQLLWEPSSGFICITGETGAGKSVIIGAIRLALGERADKTLIRSGEQQCSVEAVFHLPDSSPVHAILNEHGVPPCEDGNLIIKRIISSTANRQFLNDSPCTLNLLREAGACLVDMHGPSDHRSLISQERQLSLLDAFGEHAPLMHAYADAWRQWQDARRAYDDLEHAEAATAREIELLRHQVDEIDAAAFTPEEVLTLEERWQRARNGTRLQEQVSRMLAMLEETDVPGLGSQLRELTRAAHELERMDASTAAWLAPLAEVNLELKEIEGRLADYSAELDSDPRELFQLEERINLLESLKMKYGPSFEDVCARREEAAHRLDRIEHRTERLEELRASMAVLRKQVDAAGQALTKARQASAPKLASSIVRHSRELGFRQAVFEVGLSPLHEPGSQGMETVEFLFGPNPGEPSKPLRLIASSGELARIMLAIKSALAHKDSTPLLVFDEIDANVGGEVARAVGFKMQQLGNRHQVISITHFPQVAALASHHYLVQKASAGNRTISCLREVSHEDRIDELVRMLGGGGDHARTLAQALLQPS; encoded by the coding sequence ATGCTTACATTGCTGAAAATTAGAAACCTGGCCCTTGTGGACCAGCTGCTCTGGGAACCCAGCTCCGGCTTCATCTGCATCACGGGGGAAACGGGCGCGGGGAAATCCGTCATCATCGGCGCCATACGACTGGCGCTGGGAGAGCGTGCGGACAAAACACTCATCCGGTCCGGAGAACAGCAATGCAGCGTAGAGGCCGTGTTCCACCTGCCGGACTCCTCCCCGGTGCACGCCATTCTGAATGAACACGGCGTGCCGCCCTGCGAAGACGGCAACCTGATCATCAAGCGCATTATTTCCTCCACGGCCAACCGCCAGTTCCTGAATGACAGCCCGTGCACCCTGAACCTGCTGCGGGAGGCGGGCGCCTGCCTAGTGGACATGCACGGCCCCAGCGACCACCGCTCCCTGATCTCCCAGGAAAGGCAGCTTTCCCTGCTGGACGCCTTCGGCGAACACGCCCCCCTCATGCACGCCTATGCGGACGCCTGGCGGCAGTGGCAGGACGCGCGCCGGGCGTATGACGACCTGGAGCATGCGGAAGCGGCCACGGCGCGGGAAATAGAACTGCTGCGCCACCAGGTGGACGAGATAGACGCCGCCGCCTTCACGCCGGAGGAAGTGCTCACGCTGGAGGAACGCTGGCAGCGCGCCCGCAACGGCACCAGGCTTCAGGAACAGGTTTCCAGAATGCTTGCCATGCTGGAGGAAACGGATGTTCCCGGCCTGGGTTCCCAGTTGAGGGAACTGACCCGGGCGGCCCATGAACTGGAGCGCATGGACGCCTCCACCGCCGCGTGGCTGGCTCCGCTGGCGGAAGTAAATCTGGAGCTCAAGGAGATTGAGGGGCGTCTGGCGGATTATTCCGCCGAGCTGGATTCCGATCCACGGGAACTTTTCCAGCTGGAAGAGCGCATCAACCTGCTGGAATCCCTGAAAATGAAATACGGCCCTTCCTTTGAAGATGTCTGCGCCCGGAGGGAGGAGGCGGCCCACCGCCTGGACCGCATCGAGCACCGCACGGAACGCCTGGAAGAGCTGAGGGCCTCCATGGCCGTCCTGCGCAAGCAGGTGGACGCCGCCGGACAGGCCCTGACCAAAGCGCGGCAGGCATCCGCGCCCAAACTGGCTTCCTCCATCGTCAGGCATTCCCGGGAACTGGGCTTCCGCCAGGCCGTCTTTGAAGTGGGCCTGTCCCCCCTCCACGAACCCGGCTCCCAGGGAATGGAAACGGTGGAATTCCTGTTCGGCCCCAATCCGGGGGAACCCTCCAAGCCTCTCCGGCTGATCGCTTCCAGCGGGGAGCTGGCCCGCATCATGCTGGCGATTAAAAGCGCGCTGGCCCACAAGGATTCCACCCCCCTGCTGGTGTTTGACGAAATAGACGCCAACGTGGGCGGGGAAGTGGCGCGGGCCGTAGGTTTCAAGATGCAGCAGCTGGGGAACCGGCACCAGGTCATCTCCATCACGCACTTCCCGCAGGTGGCCGCGCTGGCGTCCCACCACTATCTGGTCCAGAAAGCTTCCGCGGGCAACCGCACCATCTCCTGCCTGCGGGAGGTGAGCCATGAAGACCGGATAGACGAGCTGGTCCGCATGCTGGGCGGCGGAGGCGACCACGCACGCACGCTGGCCCAAGCCCTGCTTCAGCCTTCCTGA
- a CDS encoding heavy metal translocating P-type ATPase: protein MMMEERNYLVSGMHCAGCAAKVEHAVEELEGVEHVELNLLTGRMTVMFREHDSPARDRLAKVVEKAGFHLAAWQETPLSGAEEEAREEENGGSRLVWSVLLLVPLMYLSMGPMWHWPVPGGVWGLWMNLWAQCILAAAILWLNRHYLINGVRQLAALSPNMDSLIAIGSGSAFLYGLYLLIAGLWQGAGVDGMELYFESAAMIVTLISLGKYLERRSYRKTNAAVKGLVKLVPQEALVWHDGAERAVPLDELQAGDLVVVKTGQRVPVDGIIEEGQAALDESDLTGESMPVDKTAGDRVISGTFNRAGYLKIRAERVGRDSTLARMIRLVEQASQSRAPIARLADRVCYFFVPVVIAIALVAFAAWLMAGEGFSFALARAIAVLVISCPCVLGLATPIAIMVGTGRGARLGILCKSASALEALSRVDTVVFDKTGTLTEGEPRVVAVLPEQHMNADELVEMAAALEQGSEHPVGKAIYDHARLLELPIRAVADLSIVPGRGISGTVDGAPYVVGNLSFMKDRGISWKEEEARLREFMRQGASPLYVGRENRPAGVIMVADSLKPDSRAAVDNLKRMNLRVVMLTGDNAATARHMAGELHIDEVISDVLPDEKASHVMKMEERGDKVAMVGDGVNDAPALACARVGISMKSGTELAMESSDIVLMKSNPVGVAEALQLGRTTLHIIRQNLFWAFFYNIIGIPLAAGCLYPAFGLTLNPMIAAGAMSLSSLCVVFNSLRLRGFKPRLEK, encoded by the coding sequence ATGATGATGGAAGAAAGGAATTATCTGGTTTCCGGCATGCACTGTGCGGGTTGTGCAGCCAAGGTGGAGCACGCCGTGGAGGAATTGGAGGGTGTGGAACACGTGGAGCTGAATTTATTGACGGGGCGCATGACTGTTATGTTCCGGGAGCATGATTCCCCGGCCAGGGACCGGCTGGCGAAGGTGGTGGAGAAAGCCGGCTTCCACCTGGCGGCCTGGCAGGAGACGCCGCTTTCCGGCGCGGAGGAAGAGGCCCGGGAGGAGGAAAACGGCGGGTCCCGCCTTGTCTGGTCCGTTTTGCTGCTTGTTCCGCTGATGTACCTGTCCATGGGCCCCATGTGGCACTGGCCCGTTCCGGGAGGAGTCTGGGGGCTCTGGATGAATTTGTGGGCGCAGTGCATTCTGGCAGCCGCGATTCTGTGGCTGAACCGGCATTATTTAATCAACGGAGTGCGGCAGCTTGCCGCGCTGTCACCCAATATGGATTCCCTGATCGCCATCGGTTCCGGTTCCGCCTTCCTGTACGGGCTGTATCTGCTGATTGCGGGGCTGTGGCAGGGAGCCGGCGTGGACGGAATGGAGCTGTATTTTGAGTCCGCGGCCATGATCGTCACCCTGATTTCCCTGGGAAAGTATCTGGAACGCCGCTCCTACCGGAAGACAAACGCCGCCGTGAAGGGGCTGGTGAAGCTGGTTCCCCAGGAAGCCCTGGTGTGGCATGACGGCGCGGAACGGGCCGTTCCTCTGGATGAGCTCCAGGCCGGGGACCTGGTGGTAGTAAAGACCGGGCAGCGGGTTCCGGTGGACGGCATCATTGAGGAGGGGCAGGCCGCCCTGGATGAATCCGACCTGACGGGAGAAAGCATGCCCGTGGACAAGACCGCCGGGGACCGGGTAATCAGCGGCACGTTTAACCGCGCCGGGTATCTTAAAATCCGTGCGGAGCGCGTGGGCAGGGATTCCACGCTGGCCCGCATGATCCGCCTGGTGGAGCAGGCCAGCCAGTCCAGGGCTCCCATTGCACGGCTGGCGGACCGGGTATGTTATTTCTTTGTTCCCGTGGTGATTGCCATTGCGCTGGTTGCGTTTGCCGCATGGCTGATGGCCGGGGAGGGCTTTTCCTTCGCTCTTGCCAGGGCGATTGCAGTGCTGGTGATTTCCTGCCCCTGCGTCCTGGGCCTCGCCACCCCGATCGCCATCATGGTGGGGACGGGGAGGGGGGCGCGCCTGGGCATCCTGTGCAAATCCGCCAGCGCCCTGGAGGCCCTGAGCCGCGTGGATACCGTCGTCTTCGACAAGACGGGCACCCTCACGGAAGGGGAGCCCCGGGTGGTGGCCGTTCTGCCGGAACAGCACATGAATGCGGATGAACTGGTGGAAATGGCGGCAGCCCTGGAGCAGGGCTCGGAACATCCGGTGGGGAAAGCCATTTATGACCATGCCCGGCTGCTGGAGCTCCCCATCCGCGCGGTGGCTGATTTGTCCATTGTCCCCGGCCGCGGCATTTCCGGTACGGTGGACGGAGCGCCTTACGTGGTGGGCAATCTCAGCTTCATGAAAGACAGGGGGATTTCATGGAAGGAGGAGGAAGCGCGCCTTCGGGAGTTCATGCGCCAGGGCGCCTCGCCGCTTTATGTGGGCAGGGAAAACCGTCCCGCCGGAGTGATCATGGTGGCGGATTCCCTGAAACCGGACAGCCGCGCGGCCGTGGACAATCTGAAGCGGATGAACCTGCGCGTGGTCATGCTGACGGGGGACAACGCCGCCACAGCGCGGCACATGGCGGGAGAACTCCACATAGATGAAGTGATTTCCGACGTTCTGCCGGATGAAAAGGCCTCCCATGTGATGAAGATGGAGGAACGGGGGGACAAGGTGGCGATGGTGGGTGACGGCGTGAATGACGCCCCCGCGCTCGCCTGCGCCCGGGTGGGCATTTCCATGAAATCCGGAACGGAGCTGGCGATGGAGTCTTCCGACATTGTGCTGATGAAAAGCAATCCCGTGGGCGTGGCGGAAGCCCTTCAACTGGGCCGCACCACCCTGCACATCATCAGGCAGAACCTCTTCTGGGCCTTCTTTTACAACATCATCGGCATTCCGCTGGCTGCCGGGTGCCTGTATCCCGCCTTCGGCCTTACGCTGAATCCCATGATTGCTGCCGGAGCCATGAGCCTGAGCTCCCTGTGCGTGGTGTTCAATTCCCTGCGGTTGCGCGGCTTCAAGCCCCGTCTGGAAAAATAA
- a CDS encoding glycoside hydrolase family 16 protein has protein sequence MNSPSFFRILACTALLASPLHAQLYTLHGDGVKKTDRVVEKADYSDYELVWHDEFNKDGRPDPAKWNYEHGFVRNKEAQWYQPENAECKDGMLIIEGRKEKHANPHYDPEGKNWQTTRKEADYTSASLTTRGKFSWLYGRFEIRAKFSPREGMWPAFWTLGVKEGWPMCGEIDIMEYYQSTYLANLCWGSSKKHVGKWSSTYTPLKWLLEKHADWADSFHVFRMDWDEKEVRLYADDILLNRTSLDNTINAVYKEIANPFRQPHFIILNLAMGSTGGDLNKLPLPQKYEIDYVRIYQKKDSPHKGTIPAQPEKKQQASR, from the coding sequence ATGAACTCTCCCTCCTTCTTCCGGATTCTGGCCTGTACGGCTCTCCTTGCCTCCCCTCTGCACGCCCAGCTTTACACCCTCCACGGGGACGGCGTCAAAAAGACTGACCGGGTGGTGGAAAAAGCGGATTATTCCGATTATGAGCTCGTCTGGCACGACGAGTTTAACAAGGACGGTCGCCCGGACCCTGCCAAATGGAATTACGAGCACGGTTTTGTCCGCAACAAGGAAGCGCAGTGGTACCAGCCGGAAAACGCCGAATGCAAGGACGGGATGCTGATTATTGAGGGCAGGAAGGAAAAGCATGCCAACCCCCATTACGATCCGGAAGGAAAGAACTGGCAGACCACGCGGAAGGAAGCGGACTATACCTCCGCCTCCCTGACTACGCGCGGCAAATTCTCCTGGCTGTACGGCCGCTTTGAAATCCGCGCCAAATTCAGCCCGCGGGAAGGGATGTGGCCCGCCTTCTGGACCCTGGGAGTCAAGGAAGGCTGGCCCATGTGCGGAGAAATAGATATCATGGAGTACTACCAGTCCACCTACCTGGCCAACCTCTGCTGGGGCTCTTCCAAAAAACACGTGGGGAAATGGAGCTCCACCTATACGCCGCTGAAATGGCTTCTGGAGAAACACGCAGACTGGGCGGACAGCTTCCATGTCTTCCGCATGGACTGGGATGAAAAGGAAGTGCGCCTGTATGCGGACGACATTCTGCTGAACAGGACTTCCCTGGACAATACCATCAACGCCGTATACAAGGAAATCGCCAACCCCTTCCGGCAGCCCCACTTCATTATCCTGAACCTGGCGATGGGGTCCACCGGCGGCGACCTGAACAAACTGCCCCTGCCCCAGAAATATGAAATAGACTACGTCCGGATTTACCAGAAAAAGGATTCCCCCCACAAGGGGACCATCCCGGCCCAGCCGGAAAAGAAACAGCAGGCCTCCCGCTAA